Below is a window of Ilyobacter polytropus DSM 2926 DNA.
TAAAATCAATAAATTTGTCAAAGATGTTATTGCAGAGGTAAGAAACTCGAGAAATCTATCAATACATAAAATATCGATAGAGATTACCCATACAGTTTCATATGCTACTAAAATTATAAATTATGAGTTATGAGTTTTGGAAATGTTCTAGATTCAGAGACTGCAACAATAAAAATTATAAGTTAATCAAGGTCTAAGTGTAATGTTTGTACTTAGGCCTTTTTATTATATTAAAAGTTGTTTTTATATCTAAAATGTAATATTATTCTTGAACTTTAGATCTATAATGTAGTACAATCAATTATATTATAATTTTGGGGGAAAGCATGAATGAAAATAACTTAGTAAATCTAAATTTGTGCAAAGAGATTTCGGAAATAATTATCTCTACAAGAAATTCTATCCGTAGTTCTGTGAATAGTGCTATGGTCATTGCCTACTGGAATATTGGAAAAATTATCGTAGAAGACCAACTTAAAGGAGCCACTAGAGCTCAATATGGTAAAAGTATTCTAAAGGATCTATCTGAAAAACTTACTGAAGAATTTGGTAAAGGATTTAATATAAGAAATTTAAAACATATGAAAAGGTTTTATGAGCTCTTTGGAAATATGAACTCAGTGAGTACGCAATTAAGCTGGACTCACTATAGGCATCTTTTAAAGGTCGAAGATTCTTCTGCGAGAAACTGGTATATGAGAGAATGTGAAAAAGAGAATTGGTCTACAAGAGCACTGGAAAGACAGATAAATTCTTTCTACTATGATAGATTGCTATCCAGTAAAGAAAAAGAACCTGTAATAACTGAAGCCATAGAAAAAACTAAAGAATTAGCTCCTAGAGATGTATTAAAAGATCCATACGTATTGGAATTCTTAAACCTAAAACACAGACCATCATTTACAGAGCAAGACTTGGAAAGTGGTTTAATAGAACAACTCCAGGAATTTTTGCTAGAGCTTGGAAGTGGATTTTCCTTTGTTGCCAGACAGAAACATTTTGACCTGGATGGTGAACATTTCTACATAGACCTTGTATTTTACAACTATATTTTAAAATGTTTTATATTAATTGATCTAAAAAGAGGAAAGCTTACTCATCAAGATGTTGGTCAAATGGATATGTATGTAAGAATCTTTGAAGATAAAATGAGAGGCGAGGGTGACAATCCCACTATCGGACTCATCCTTTGCAGTGATAAAAATGAAGCTGTGGCAAAGTATTCTATACTTTCTGAAGGAAAACAAATCTTTACTTCTAAATATAAACTCCATCTTCCTACAGAGGAACAACTCGAGAGAGAAATATTAAAAGATATTTCATTACTAGAGGAGGGAGACTCATGGGAAGAAAAATAGGATATGCAAGAGTCTCCACAGTCGGACAAAATATTGATGCCCAAATAAAGCAACTAGAAAATGCTGGCTGTGAAAAAATATATGAGGAAAAAATCAGTGGGAAAAATATCGATAGAACTGAGTTACAGAAAATGAAAAAAGAGCTGCATAAAGGAGATACTGTTATAGTAACTTCTTTTAGTAGACTTGCAAGAAGTACTAAAGATCTTTTAGAGCTTGTAGAAACATTCCAGATTAAAGGGGTAGGGTTCAAGTCGTTAAAAGAAGATATAAGTACTCAGGGAGCCTCTGGTAAGTTTATATTAACTTTATTAGGGGCAGTGGCAACCTTTGAAAGAGAACTTATGCTAGAAAAACAGAAAGACGGGATTGCATATGCAAAATCTCAAGGTAAATATAAGGGAAAACAGAGAGTTATTTATTTAGATGACAGAATAAAAGATCTTTTTAAAAGAGTTGATAGAAAAGAACTGAAAGCCAAGGAAGCTCTTCATTTAAGTGGTTTTTCTCAGGGGACTTATTATAAGCTTTGGAAAGAATGGAAAGATAGAAGTCAATAGACTTCTATCTTTTATATGACGTTTTGTGGGGTACTAAAAGATACATGTCACTCAAATTTTTATTTTTAATATTCATCGGCTATTGCAAAAGTAAGTTTAAAATTTTTAATTCCATTAATGTTCATAATTCTCTGAAAAAGATCACATAAATAATCTTTTGACACATAGTTGACATAAATGAAATATATGTATATTGTAAGAGTCACTAATAGAAACACTCCTATAATGAAAACTTTTTTCAACCAAAAGTAGTATCCGACAGTCATCTCCCCAAGGTGACTGTCGCCCCAAAATTTAATTTAGATAGTAAAGACAAGTAGTAATATACCTCAGATTGAGCATTTCATTATATTTTATTATTACTCGATTATATAAAGAATAAAAAATAAATAACTCCGAAAAAGGTAAAACAGGAGAAATCCTGTGACACAAAACTATAGGGTCTAATTCTTTCTTAAGATATGACAGCCAGTTGTCGAGATTTTTGGGAGGAAGCATATGATCAAAACTTTATTCAGAAAATTTGATAAAAATGATTTTCCAGGAGAACAAAAGAAATCAGAAAAAGAGAAAAAATTACTAAAAATCTGTAATAAGGCTATTTATTCTAATCCAAAGAACCCTGTTGCTTATTTTAACAGAGGAAATTTAAACTTCAAATTAGGAAATTACATGAGTGCATTAAAGGACTATAACAAAGCCATAAGACTTAATCCAAAATATTTACATGCATATCATAGCAGAGCTATAACAAAAGAAAAATTAAATTACTATAATGGTGCTATTTCTGATTATAACCTTATTTTAAAAATAGACTCATCAGATTTACTAGCACATAAAAATAAAAATATTATCCTACAGAAATTTATAGGGTAGTGCAAAACATTTGATATGTTATCTAGTTTTTTTTCAATCAAAGTCTAAGTGTAAATATTAGACTTTTTTTTATTTTAGGTAGTTCTATAGTTGTATTAAAGCAACTTAAACTTAAAGATTAATAATTAGAATAAAAGAAAAAACAACAACTCAACCTTTTATGTTATGTTTTATGTATATAATGTAATAATGTAGTCCCTTTTTTTATCTTTTTAATAAACTTTTTTAGCCCAATATTTATAATGGATTGAAGCATATTTTGAAAAAAAAAATTCTCCGCAAGTGTGATGATATAAGTAGTCCTTAATTTTAA
It encodes the following:
- a CDS encoding tetratricopeptide repeat protein, with translation MIKTLFRKFDKNDFPGEQKKSEKEKKLLKICNKAIYSNPKNPVAYFNRGNLNFKLGNYMSALKDYNKAIRLNPKYLHAYHSRAITKEKLNYYNGAISDYNLILKIDSSDLLAHKNKNIILQKFIG
- a CDS encoding PDDEXK nuclease domain-containing protein; the encoded protein is MNENNLVNLNLCKEISEIIISTRNSIRSSVNSAMVIAYWNIGKIIVEDQLKGATRAQYGKSILKDLSEKLTEEFGKGFNIRNLKHMKRFYELFGNMNSVSTQLSWTHYRHLLKVEDSSARNWYMRECEKENWSTRALERQINSFYYDRLLSSKEKEPVITEAIEKTKELAPRDVLKDPYVLEFLNLKHRPSFTEQDLESGLIEQLQEFLLELGSGFSFVARQKHFDLDGEHFYIDLVFYNYILKCFILIDLKRGKLTHQDVGQMDMYVRIFEDKMRGEGDNPTIGLILCSDKNEAVAKYSILSEGKQIFTSKYKLHLPTEEQLEREILKDISLLEEGDSWEEK
- a CDS encoding recombinase family protein; this translates as MGRKIGYARVSTVGQNIDAQIKQLENAGCEKIYEEKISGKNIDRTELQKMKKELHKGDTVIVTSFSRLARSTKDLLELVETFQIKGVGFKSLKEDISTQGASGKFILTLLGAVATFERELMLEKQKDGIAYAKSQGKYKGKQRVIYLDDRIKDLFKRVDRKELKAKEALHLSGFSQGTYYKLWKEWKDRSQ